The DNA region ATTAGCTTCCAGCCCAATCTGCTCTGTTGGAACGAGTCGATGCAAGGCTTCATGGCGCTGTACCCCTCGTCCactcccaacaccaccattgcGTTTCTCCATCATCGCTTCTTCGCCCAGGCCCGCAGCATCTGCACCGGTCCCAACACGCTAACTTGTGTCTCGGTTGGCACGACGCACCCTTTTATTCTTGTCGGCTGCGCAGATGGGTCGGTCTTCGCTTGCAACGCACTGCAGAAGTTGTTTAAGCAGAAAGGGGAACCGCTGAGGAAACTCAAGATCTTTGAGCATGAATACAGACCAGTCGTCGCTACTCGGAGCAGCCAGGGCAATTCCATCCGCGGTGCAGTTCGGATACTCCAGGGATACTTGCCCGAGGTCAACGATGACCCGCGaacagaaaagagaaaagaaatggaCCGtaagaagaggttggagagggagaaaaagAGCAAGTACACGGCCAgcgggaagaagaagggtagGCCCAAGAAGAATGCTGGTCTCGAACCTGAACAGCCTGAAGAGGAGCACGACCTTGAAGGGGAGCTGcaggaaaagctcgcgtCCAGGGTCGTAATCCACGAGCCACTGACCAGAGTCACGGCCGTTGCGTGGAACCCGAATACTAACTTCAGTTGCTGGGCTGCCTGCGCCATGGCTTCCGGCATCATCAAAGTCATGGACCTGGGCGTGGAAGACTTTAGAGCGTAAAGAGCTCAAGAGCCAGAGACTCAGCGAAATAACTCTCAGCATGGACCCTGCATTCGGCTCATGAAGAGCCCCTGAATTGAGGTCGGATCGACGGGATCGAGAGTTGTGGAAATCGAGAATGGCCGTGTCGCAGTCGGCGTTCAGGGGCAGTCGTAGACGGGCTACGGGGTCGGAGCCGGCGACCGGGGTGGGTTGGCCCAGATGGTTCGCTGTTCAGGTACCGGACTCGCAAGCCCCGCAAAATCCCATGCTATCGAGAGCAACCTTCCGGAACCGTTCTTGAAAGGCCGTGGATTGCCAATGAAGATCTGGCCGGTTCCAGTCGAGCTCAAGTCTACAGTGGGTGTGCCTTTTTTTGACCTCATGAATGATACTCTGGCGAGCTACGTGCTTGCTGCATTGCAACAAGCAAGCACCAGTAGCAACGGTTTGTCAGTGTCGTGCTACCCTCCACATGCACCTTTGTCTCCCAATGTAACCTCGAACTCGGGCAGTTTGAAGTTTATGCTCTCGACACTCGAGATGCCCGAgaaaacaccacaccaccaccaggccaCGGAACAATTGTCAAACGGCCAAACGGTTAGACGGCTTGCCGGGTAAGAGCGggctgtctctctctctctctctcggaGGAAATACCCAAATGCCACCCTTCGGAAGGTGAAATGGGAAATTAGTTGCATTATCAGTGCTGCCCCTGGTCTACTTCggttggatgatgagctgTTTAGTACTTTGCTATGCAAATTAGATATGTTCAATATGCATACTCTCTGTATGTGTCTGGTGTATATACGCGTCCTTTTGTCTTGTGGTTCGTTCGTTGTGATGAAGTGGTATCCAGTAACATGCTTCCATCAATACCCTTAAATCTCCTATTTCCAAAAATAGTTCTATTTTTGGTgatgtcttcttctcctctcatGCTTGCGTCCTGAGTTGAGCCGAGATCATGAAGCACACAATGCTCCGACACCGGTAGAATGGTGAAAGTCAAAAGCCTTTGTCATTCCGTATAAATGCGAGGCCGCGGCAAGCAAGACAAAGATGTGGAAAAGCTGATGAGAACTTCCAAAGATGTCAAACTTTCCTGGGAAGCGACGCTCTGGGAAACGAACCTATCCCATGTCTTTTCGTCAGTCTTCAACCTCTCTTTCCCTGTCCGTACTGATCTTGGTAACACAGGGAGTGTACCCACAAACAGGAGAATACTGACCGCATATAGGAACGCCCCAAAAATATACAACGCCCCTTGGAAGATGACCCAGTTAAGACCCATTCTTTTGTTAAGCTCGTCGTATGTGTAGAGAGTGATTAACGCATGGATAATAGGCAATACCCCTGAGAGACCCAAAGACACGAACATGAGGGCACGGTAAGGCCTCCAAGCGGGAGTGCGGAAGTGGTCGAACCACGATACCATGATGCAGCCAGAGCCTAAGAGGCAGATCTGTATCGGTTCAGTCAGCTTCTCTTCAACGTCAAAACACCTTACACCTTCCCCCTATCCAACCGTGCCCCTTTTTCGTCCAACAAGTGTtcccccatcccttcctTATTTTTTCACAGTGACCCTATTTTCAACGGCACCGCGCCTTTCCCCTGGCTATCTTGCGAACAACGCCACCAAAACCTCAAGCGAGAACCCTATCACAACAACTCGAGTGAGAAGCCCCAGGTCTCTAGCGAGATGACTTTCAAAGGCTCAAGTGAGAGCGATACTGTTCCCCTCCTTATACAGATTTCCCCCATAACCTGACCAACAAGCACACACATTTCCTCTTCCATCTTTGCACAATTCCAGCCCAATTCTTCAAAACAGCACTTTCCCCTCTATCTACCTTATGTCCCCCCGCACACGTCCTACGAAACAAAAGACCCTCAAGAAAAAACGAAGAAAAACTTACCGCTCCCAGATACACCGTCAGCTTCCCAGGCTCGCACCAAAACCCATACCACAGCGCCGGCACGTAACTCCCCACTATCAAGAAAACGATGCCGGTGTAGTCGAGCTTGTTCCCCCACTTGGCCACCTTGTCCGAGTGGTTGCTAATCGCATGGTACGTCGCGCTCATCCCCAGGCACAAGAAGGCGCCCGCGAAAAAGCAGGAAAACACCAAGAtgtcggccgaggaggcggtgtcAAAGCGGGGGTGGATCAAGAGATACAGGTATGTGGCCAGAATGACGGAAAAGAAggcgccgaggaggtgaGACCAGATGTTGACTGATTCGTTGTGGAGGTAGAACAACGACCTGAAGGAGGCGCGGAAGGAGTACGAGGTTGGGCGGTAGCcgcggaggatggaggggttgtcaCGGCGCCATGGCTCAAGTTggtcgaagaggaggagtttgagccTTTGCTCGATGTCGGTGGCGGTTTGGACGATGGTttcggtgagggaggggcgGCGTTTGCGgaggccggagccggagcctgGACCGGTGGTGCCGGGATTTTGTTTGGCGGGGCCGGGCATGGCGGTTGAAGGGACGGCTGGTCGGCTGGATGACTACCTACCCACTTTGGTGTGACAAGTGTTACTCTGGAGGTGCTCAGAGGCAAGAAAAGGGGCATGTAACGATATTTTGCATTTGTTGTGAGACTGGCTTCTTGGTTACCATCCAATCTTTACTTGATTTTATGTCTCTGTCCATGAACATACATATCACGGTTCTGcgggatgatgacgacgaccagATAGACCAAGAATCCATTCCCTGCCAACAATGCTTCAAGATGGCATGGTTTGATGTGCTGTCTGGGCGTGGTTTTGTTGGGATTTCGAGTCGTTTGAAGGCTGTCCACCTGGCAGAGGTTGAGCGAGATCCACAATAAATGCCGAGGCCGCCGCAAACTGGGAGGAGCCGTTTGCATGTGGGAGCAGTTGCCAGCTTCAGTGGTCTCTACCGTAATTGACCCCGCTGTTAGTAGCTGCCTGCCCATGCACCGCAGAGCACTAACGGGGTGTGCCATACTCCATAGGTACGTAGGGTAGGTACTCAACACCATCGATGGCCTCGACCGCCCAGGCTCCCCAACTCAACCTCTCAGAAATTCACAATGACGCGGCCCAACTCCCTTACCCAGCCAAAGGTCCAATGTTTACCAGCTGCCAGCAGATTATCCCTTTACCAAAAGTCACCGTTCACAGTGCTACCATTTCGGTTCGCTTTCATTCCGCGGTTCGCTGTTCGCTTACCTGTCCTTTCCTCGAATCGCTTCCAGCAGCAAACGGATGTTCGATGCCGATCAATTGCACGGCATCACAATGTAAAGCTCTAGCCCCAACGGAGACCGATCCTCCATCCTGACCAAAAGCAAATATCACAGCATTTCTTACCCTCAACTCCCGCAGGTGcacaccaaccaccagctcTTCCCAAAAACTCAACGCAACGGTGTCATGTCCCTGGCATATTACCTGCAGACCCCGATAGTGAATGTGGGCACACAAATGGAACCATACACTGATGAGTCGGGTCTCGCCCCAGAGCAGTGTCGTCTTCGTTTCCTGGAAACAGATTACCTCTGGCAGAGAAGCTCGGGCGTTGCTACCAGCTGTTGTTATTACATGCCACTGTCTCCAGATACCCGGATCAATGAGAACCACGGTCAACTCTATTTCTATTCTTGGACATGCCAAAAAGTTCCCTGTGGAACCCTCCCATGTGATGACCAACGACGACAAGTGTCAACTTCAGACTACCAGTcggttgtggtgatggcttcaaaGATCGCATCGCCAACATGCGCCAAAGTGAAAGTGCAAATGCACTCCATCTCTTTCATAAGAGCCGATGCAGTGCGGCTTAAGAACCGCAGCATTTCACATTCTCATGCCCGTTTTCCCGGCCAGCCCTTTGGTCTTGGCTATCCGATGTAACAGCTTTGAGTCGAGTCTCCTGTCTAGTGGACAACTACCGCCATCGAGCGTGCGGGCTAAGTAGTGAGAGCAGCGTTCTCtctggaggttgggggaggagaggactTGGAAATCACGACGGTGTCGGTCCAAAAATAGCAAGGCTCCTCCCGCAACTTTGTGTTCAGAGTCAACTCGGTTTATTGCGGCCTTGGACCGCCGATGACCCAAACTGGCTTGACTACGCTATGGATATAGGCACAATTATTCACAGTGCAACCTTACCCTGGGCTTGTTCACTTATCGTCGTGTCTGGACGCCTGACCGAGACTGGCCCATGGCCAAACGACGCCTGTTGACGGCCCCGGATAAATAAGCCGAACCATATCGCCATTTGGCTCTCACCCTCGTTGCTTCATCTATTCCATATTGCTCACAGATTGTCGCCACCAAACTCACCTCCACAGCATCAACCACATCACAGCTTCGGGCGTTCCTCGCGTTGTTCTGGGAGCGGGGCCGGTGCGTCGATATCATTGCAGGCTTCTATTAATACTCTCACcgggggttgtggtgaagatggcgacaCTGGATATGCCATGGTGAAACGGGTGACGGGCAGGGGAcgggagaaggcgaggattGTGTATATCAACACATGGGAACCGCCACCTGATCCGGGCTCTTGAGATACACGACGTCAATCGTGAACCCTCAGGAGTCGACAACGATatctccccctcaaaaccaGCTCCGCCGCCACATCATGGCCGGATCTGTCTTCGCCCTGTCCCTTCTCGGCCTGGGCGCCGTTCAGGCTGCTCCATCGGCCCCGACTGTGGAGACTCGGCAAATCTGGAtcggagatggtggaggcgTGTTCTGGCCCGGCCCCGATCAACCCATTGCACCCTGTCTCGAGAACGGCTCCGGCGCCCCTCAGGCTCcatgcctcctcccacctaTCCCTGGTGATGTTACCCTTCCACCCGGATTctacctccctcccaagGACAAGAGAGACGCCGATTCGGTCGATAAACGTCAGATTTGGATTGGCGATGGCGGATCCCAGTTCATCCCAGGACAAGGCCCTCTCAAGCCTTGCCTGGTAACGATCCCCCTCAAAGGTCAGCCGCCGTGCTTGTTGGGACCAATCCTCACCGTGCCCAAGAACAAGAGAGGCGTCGAAGCCCGCCAGACACTCATCATCGGAGGCCCTCCGGGCTCTTTGAACCCTGGCAACCCAGGCCTTCCCGGGGGTGGCATGCCCGTCTGCCTGCCGTCTGTGCCGCTTGACCAGCAGCCTCCATGCATGCTTCCGCCCAtcagcggcggcggtggcgggcTCATCCTGCCTCCCAACTGGCCTGCCCCGAGTTTCCCGCCCAAAGAGAAGCGGGAAGCCGAGGCCCCTAAGCCACCCAAGCTTACCCTCCCGCCTGACTATGcgaccaacaccaagcaGGTGATTGTGCGACTGGAGGCCCGCCTCGTCGCCTTGCAGAATAAAAAGTACAAGACTAAGCAGGACATCGAGTTGATCAAGGATCTCAAGGAGGCTCTGCTCTACTTGgccggcatcaccaacatctcaGCACCTCCTGGAACCGGTACTTCTTTTACCCCGGGAAAGCGCAGCGAGGACGTCTTCCAGCTCCTGCCCCCCGActacatcaccaacaccaagaaggtCATCGAGACGCTGCAGAGGGAGCTGATCGTCCTGCAGAACAAGAGGCGCAAGACCAAGGATGACATCGCCAAAATCCAGGCTATCAAGGATGCGCTTCTCTACCTGGCCGGCATTACTCACATTTCAGCCCCCCCCGGGTCTGGCAGCACCTTCACTCCCGGGAAGCGTGATACCTTCAAGCTCCCCCCTGACGCCACGACCAACCCCAAGAGGGTGATCGAacagctggagaaggagctgatCGCCTTGCAGAACAAGAGGcacaagaccaaggaggatCTCCAGCTCATCGCTGATTACAAGGCAGCTCTCCTCTATCTGGCCGGCATCACCAATATCTCGGCCCCCCCTGGATCCGGGAGCACCTTCACTCCTGGCAAACGTGATGTCTTCAAGCTTCCCCCCGATGctaccaccaaccccaagcgCGTCATTCAACAGCTTGAGACAGAGTTGATCGCCTTGCAGAACAAGCCGAACAAAACCAAGGCCGACTACGAACTCATCGCCGACTACAAGGCCGCACTTCTTTACTTGgccggcatcaccaacatctcGGCGCCCCCCGGCTCAGGCTCCACTTTTACCCCTGGCAAGCGTGATGCCGTGTTCAAGCTTCCCCCTGATGCTGCCACGAACCCCAAGAAGTTCATTGTGCAGATCGAGAAGGACCTTGTGCTTCTccagaacaagaagaacaagtcCAAGGCGGACCTCGAGCTTATTGCTGCCTACAAGGCTGCCCTCCAGTACTTGGCCGGGATCACCAACATCTCGGCCCCCCCTGGGACTGGAACGAGCTTCACCCCGGGCAAGCGCGACGTGATCTTCAAGCTCCCGCCTGATGCTGCTACCAACCCCAAGAAGTTCATTGTTCAAATTGAGAAGGACTTGGTGGTCCTgcagaacaagaagaacaagaccaaggaggatTACCAGCTGATTGCTGCTTATAAGGCTGCTCTTAAGCACCTTgccggcatcaccaacatttCCGCGCCGCCTGGGTCAGAGACTTCTTTCACTCCCGGCAAGCGCTCGCCTGTGGTTGATGTCAATGCCATTGGCGCTTATGAGAAGCTTTGCCCCAACATCAAGGGTGCCCAGGATGCCCTCCAACAGATGCTGCTCAAGGACCAACTCACTGCCGAAGAGATGGTTGTCGTCCGGGCGCTTATCAACTTCCTCAGGGGATGCGGTGTTGAGCCCGGCGAGGGTCCCAGTTATGGCCCTATCTTGACGGTTCCAAAGCGCAACACCCCGGTGCTCTCTGCCGAGTTCGACCTTGCCGGTCTCGAGGAGGCCTACAAGGAGCTTCTCACCACGGCACAGCTCGCTACTGCTGCCGGCCAACCCTCCTTCGCCAACTGGATCACTCTCTCCACCATTGCTGACATTCTCGAGCTGTATGGCGTGAAGGTCGACCGCTCCCTTCACGTTCTCACCCCTCTGCCGAAGCGCCAAGCCGACAGCATCACCATTGGTGGCCGGACCTGCAAGGTGATTGACATTCTTGGCCTCCGCGCTGCCCTTGCGGCTCTCCAGATTGCCTACGGTGAGGACGTCACCAAggctcccaccaccatcctcctcattcAGCAAGTCATTGTCACCGCGCTTCAACTCTGCGGCCAGTCAGTTCCGGGCTGGACCGTCATCGTCCCTGGCAATCCCATCCCTGGTGGTCCCATTGTTCCCCAGCCCACTGTTCCCGGCGGACCTTTGGTTCCCGAGCCAAACGTCCCCGGGTCGCCCGTTGTTCCCCAGCCCACAATCCCCGGTGGTCCTTTGGTTCCTGAGCCATACGTCCCCGGCGCGCCCATCGTCCCTCAGCCTACCATTCCGGGTGGTCCACTCAAGCCTTCGGACAAGAGGCAGGCTCCTGGTCTGAGCAACGCGACAGAACTTCTTGCTGCGCTCAACATCCTTGAAAAGGCATACGGCACATACGGCAGCGGGACAATCCCGGTGCCTGTTTGGTTGATCATGGTGAATTTGGTGACGATTCTGCAGACGATTCCGGGAACGGTGGTGCCCGGGTGGCCAGTCTTGGGACAGGGTAGCGTTGTTTTGACTCCGTCTCCTTAGAGTGGTATCGGGGCTGGGAGAGTTATATGATATCCAgagaagagggcggcgagaCAAAAAGGGGGCTTGATTCAGCGATGGGTCGGGTTTGCGGGTGGTGCTAAAATCCCCTTTTTGAAGtctttttatttattttctTTTACTTTGTTCTAGTCAAGCTCGAGGTGTATCCCTATTTTTCCTTGACACACGCGCGTAATCTTTTTCGCGTCTGGTCTTCCCTGTTCTTTTTAGGCTTGATTGACtccttttttgtcttttgaCCTTGTCTTTCCAGTCCAGGTACCATATGTTCGTGATTGTGCTCTCAAGGTGCTGGTTGAGCTTATAGCTCCATACCATTCATTGATACAGGGCTTTGCTTGCCATCAGTGATATGCCTTTTAGATCATGATACATTCCACGTGAACCACCTGATCTCTTCCGTCTCAACACGCATGGTTTACTTCCATGCCCGGTTCAACAGCGTCAGCATTGGATAGTTACAGTAGCTCGCCCGCCATGAGACAGCACTGATCAAGTGGGAACACATGTCAAATCCTTTCATCTCAATCCTTGTCGCCGTCTTAGTTACTCATATGAGAACCTAATCTTCATATTTTCACATAGGAATACTACGATCTCCTGTCACAACAATAACAACCTCCAGTAACGACTAGAAACTTCTCTCCGCATTACGCCCATTGGCTCTAAACCTCCTGCCATCAAGCTCCCGACGTCATTCCCCCCTAATCGCTTGAGATCCTGTCGTGGCAGTTTCCTCCGGGGATCCTCTCAACGGCTGGGTCCAAGGCTGACAGGTATATACTTCTGACACGTCCGCTCCCCACAGATGCCGTGGTCTAAGATCGTCACTCCACGCCGTTAGAATGGGTCGACAGCGTGAAACTCAATACTTCTGTCAAGGGCTCAAACTACCGAGCGACGAACTCCCACATGACATTACCATCAGCCAGCCGTGGCTTAAaatgggttgagggggaagatTGACTCGTCCGTTTATCGGGATTCCCCGCAGGCCGTTGCTGAATCTATGTTGGTGTGCTTCTACGCGTAGGGCTCGTATCGTCTTAGCCACAGAGGACTCGCGAGGACTTCGGATGCAGGCTTTATGCTTCTCACGACTGGGACCTATTCACAATTCCTGACCTACGTTCGACCTACGCTGGACCTACGTTGGACCTACGATGGACCTAGGTTGGACCTAGCTGGACCTTGGTGTCTCTTTTTCCAGCGGTCTTTGGACCTATCCTGGACGTTTTTGGACCTAGAATAATCATTTATCGGACCGTTGGGCCTTTCCTGGacctgtttttttttttcccttaTCCGAGAGCTGTTCAGCCGCGCCACGTTTCACGCGGACCTAAAACGATTGGACCTAACAGTCAGAAAACTCGGGAgtatctcctcctcgcttcGTCTACTGAGGCGGACGACCAACTGAAGCCCCTTAGACCCATTGGCACTCGGTTTTGTTTTCCTGTAGATCCCCACTCGTAGGTCCAAACGGGGGGGGCGTGTgtgtgatggatggaggaCGTCTGGTGTTTACTTTGCTTCCATTTCCGGATGCAGCCAGCCCCTTTTACCACTTCCCCCCTTTGACCGAGTCTGAGAGACATGTATACAACCTTGGAATCATGCAGAGGGGCCGCGCTCTTCTCCCCGGAACCGGCACTAGGTCCGGTAGGTCCCTTTCGCCGTCTCCCTCACGAGCACCTGACCCTCACAGCAACGGTTCGTGTCGCATCCTGGACGGACCTAACTCTCTTGTTCATGGACCTACACCACCAACTCACATCTGATCAGTCAGCAGCGTCTTTTCCCTCCCGCGGAAAAGCTGTGCCACATCTGCCTAGGTACGGCAGCCCCTCTCCCTGTCTTCTCAACTCACATGAGCGACTGGCCGCATGCAGCACCGCCGTCTCTACTGCGCAACAAAAAGCCTGCCGGGTTTTCCTCAAATCCACAATCATGCAtcatggatggatggtggtgtaggTTGTAGGCAAGGACCAGACCACAGATCGAAAGCATCTGGACCTTTTCCCATACCACCATAGTGTAGGTCCAAGGCAGATAGAAGAAAACCACGCCATCAACCGCTTTTTCCAAatcaagttttttttttttttttttttaggtGAGGGGGGACATATggggggtgtttgatgaaTACCGTCGAGATAGAGGGGAACAAGCCGGGCATGCCGGCAGTGTCTCCTACCGGTTTTTTCTAGTAACTGGGCACACATCTCCACAAGCAAGTGGGTTGATATTGCATGCTGCATCATGCTGTGCGGCAAGCGAtattctttctctctctctctctctgcctgcCTAGAATCTGGAGATAGCCACACAGGCAGACAGACAGCTATGGTGGAGAGATAATAGGGGAAATGCCCGTGATAGCCggccacacacaccacctttAGTTTGAGGAACCAAACCAAATTTGCTGTTAAtgtggtaggtaggtagtatGCGGAGAAAAAGAGtcaaaagacaagaaaactgAGGAGTTGCACTGCCACACCAAGGCATGGTCTGGTGGGAGAAAGTATGTACGCCAAGGAGGCGAAAAGCAGGAAACGAGATCCATCATGAGCATGTCTGTGGCTTGCCTATTTTACCCCGTGCTCTGCATGTTTTATCGACGGCTATACTCCGGTCGTTGGAGCTACTGTGCATGAGGTCTGAGAGG from Podospora pseudocomata strain CBS 415.72m chromosome 3, whole genome shotgun sequence includes:
- a CDS encoding hypothetical protein (EggNog:ENOG503PDA8), coding for MAGSVFALSLLGLGAVQAAPSAPTVETRQIWIGDGGGVFWPGPDQPIAPCLENGSGAPQAPCLLPPIPGDVTLPPGFYLPPKDKRDADSVDKRQIWIGDGGSQFIPGQGPLKPCLVTIPLKGQPPCLLGPILTVPKNKRGVEARQTLIIGGPPGSLNPGNPGLPGGGMPVCLPSVPLDQQPPCMLPPISGGGGGLILPPNWPAPSFPPKEKREAEAPKPPKLTLPPDYATNTKQVIVRLEARLVALQNKKYKTKQDIELIKDLKEALLYLAGITNISAPPGTGTSFTPGKRSEDVFQLLPPDYITNTKKVIETLQRELIVLQNKRRKTKDDIAKIQAIKDALLYLAGITHISAPPGSGSTFTPGKRDTFKLPPDATTNPKRVIEQLEKELIALQNKRHKTKEDLQLIADYKAALLYLAGITNISAPPGSGSTFTPGKRDVFKLPPDATTNPKRVIQQLETELIALQNKPNKTKADYELIADYKAALLYLAGITNISAPPGSGSTFTPGKRDAVFKLPPDAATNPKKFIVQIEKDLVLLQNKKNKSKADLELIAAYKAALQYLAGITNISAPPGTGTSFTPGKRDVIFKLPPDAATNPKKFIVQIEKDLVVLQNKKNKTKEDYQLIAAYKAALKHLAGITNISAPPGSETSFTPGKRSPVVDVNAIGAYEKLCPNIKGAQDALQQMLLKDQLTAEEMVVVRALINFLRGCGVEPGEGPSYGPILTVPKRNTPVLSAEFDLAGLEEAYKELLTTAQLATAAGQPSFANWITLSTIADILELYGVKVDRSLHVLTPLPKRQADSITIGGRTCKVIDILGLRAALAALQIAYGEDVTKAPTTILLIQQVIVTALQLCGQSVPGWTVIVPGNPIPGGPIVPQPTVPGGPLVPEPNVPGSPVVPQPTIPGGPLVPEPYVPGAPIVPQPTIPGGPLKPSDKRQAPGLSNATELLAALNILEKAYGTYGSGTIPVPVWLIMVNLVTILQTIPGTVVPGWPVLGQGSVVLTPSP
- a CDS encoding hypothetical protein (COG:T; EggNog:ENOG503NVEP), whose translation is MPGPAKQNPGTTGPGSGSGLRKRRPSLTETIVQTATDIEQRLKLLLFDQLEPWRRDNPSILRGYRPTSYSFRASFRSLFYLHNESVNIWSHLLGAFFSVILATYLYLLIHPRFDTASSADILVFSCFFAGAFLCLGMSATYHAISNHSDKVAKWGNKLDYTGIVFLIVGSYVPALWYGFWCEPGKLTVYLGAICLLGSGCIMVSWFDHFRTPAWRPYRALMFVSLGLSGVLPIIHALITLYTYDELNKRMGLNWVIFQGALYIFGAFLYAVRFPERRFPGKFDIFGSSHQLFHIFVLLAAASHLYGMTKAFDFHHSTGVGALCAS